The Acidianus infernus genome window below encodes:
- a CDS encoding DUF302 domain-containing protein: protein MIIKECKFSFEECEKMVKDKIKEIGEIFAEIDHSKNAEKVGLSLPKDKVIIFGNPRAGTLLMQEKIEVSLDLPLRIAIWEKDGKTFLGTKMPSEIAREYGVKHDIVKKMDEAVNSIINSIT, encoded by the coding sequence ATGATAATTAAAGAATGTAAATTTAGTTTTGAAGAATGTGAAAAAATGGTAAAAGATAAAATAAAGGAAATAGGTGAAATATTTGCTGAGATAGACCATTCTAAAAATGCTGAAAAGGTAGGACTTTCTTTACCTAAAGATAAGGTTATAATATTCGGCAATCCTAGGGCAGGGACTTTATTAATGCAAGAGAAGATAGAGGTAAGTCTCGATCTTCCTCTTAGGATAGCAATTTGGGAAAAAGATGGGAAAACCTTTCTCGGAACAAAAATGCCAAGCGAAATAGCCAGAGAGTATGGGGTCAAACATGATATAGTTAAGAAAATGGATGAGGCAGTAAATTCAATAATCAATTCGATAACCTAA
- a CDS encoding NCS1 family nucleobase:cation symporter-1 produces MTEKLLDRVSITKFYPERGQVELNAVFPEEKLLWNADVHPIPVKNRNWGPTTYFLIWVSMVFIIPSWTLASVGLIFGLNILESISMVFLGNLIVLIPMIIQSHGGARYGLAEPQLTRSRWGIYGAIFPSWVRAIIGAGWWGIESYIITEAATAIYAILAGKLSVVAYTVSHYACYPFILSKDFPTIFWGTFIAVILAQIAVFYFSPINKSQPVLKWLARIGGPIILIAFIAVWAYFMSQVGWSANIFTLSPTTSSPSILSILAFLNANIAYWATMALTMPDYTRFAKSQFAQTLGQIPMPFLMLAVAIMGTMTTAAALKLYGQPIWDPIVLVTLHLSAPTSILILLAFILATFMVNVFANAVGPAYDIANTFPKHLSWFKGSLILIAIGLALGAWSYYGNAYSYIDNWLLTYGGLLGSVEGVIIFDYAVIRHFKFDLADIFLSKGRFRYWKGINPAAVITFIIVSAVLYLPYPGESIALDNAWILSFLLSGAIYIPLMVFWVIPKYQKELNGSILNGYYSEETRKIFGVKQ; encoded by the coding sequence ATGACGGAAAAATTACTAGATCGCGTCTCCATAACAAAGTTTTATCCAGAAAGAGGTCAAGTAGAGTTAAATGCAGTATTCCCAGAGGAAAAATTGTTGTGGAATGCAGACGTTCATCCAATACCGGTGAAGAATAGGAACTGGGGTCCTACAACTTATTTCCTAATTTGGGTATCAATGGTTTTCATTATACCTAGCTGGACATTGGCAAGTGTGGGATTAATTTTTGGCTTGAATATCTTAGAATCAATATCCATGGTTTTCCTCGGAAACCTCATAGTCTTAATTCCTATGATAATTCAATCCCACGGAGGTGCTAGATATGGGTTAGCGGAACCCCAGTTAACTAGGTCCAGGTGGGGAATTTATGGTGCAATATTCCCAAGCTGGGTTAGGGCAATTATAGGTGCAGGTTGGTGGGGAATAGAGTCCTATATCATAACTGAGGCAGCGACTGCAATTTATGCAATATTAGCTGGAAAACTTTCAGTTGTGGCTTATACTGTATCTCACTACGCATGTTATCCATTTATCTTAAGTAAAGATTTCCCAACAATATTCTGGGGCACATTTATTGCAGTAATATTAGCACAAATAGCAGTATTTTACTTTTCTCCAATAAATAAGAGCCAGCCAGTACTTAAGTGGTTAGCTAGGATAGGAGGACCAATAATTCTAATTGCATTTATTGCAGTTTGGGCTTACTTCATGTCTCAAGTAGGCTGGAGTGCTAATATCTTCACACTATCTCCAACAACTTCTTCACCGTCAATATTGTCTATACTTGCATTTCTAAATGCTAACATAGCCTATTGGGCTACTATGGCATTAACAATGCCGGACTATACAAGGTTTGCTAAAAGCCAATTCGCTCAAACTTTAGGTCAAATTCCTATGCCATTCTTAATGCTCGCCGTAGCTATAATGGGTACAATGACTACTGCAGCTGCGTTAAAACTTTATGGGCAACCTATATGGGATCCAATAGTTTTGGTCACTCTTCATTTGAGTGCTCCCACTAGTATTTTAATACTCCTTGCATTCATCCTCGCAACTTTCATGGTAAACGTATTTGCTAACGCCGTAGGCCCTGCTTACGATATAGCTAACACCTTCCCAAAGCATTTAAGCTGGTTTAAAGGTTCTCTTATCTTAATTGCAATAGGTTTAGCTTTAGGCGCTTGGAGTTATTACGGTAATGCTTATAGTTATATAGATAATTGGCTATTAACTTACGGAGGCCTGCTAGGGAGCGTAGAAGGAGTAATAATATTCGATTATGCGGTTATTAGGCACTTTAAGTTTGACCTAGCTGACATTTTCTTGTCTAAAGGAAGATTTAGGTACTGGAAGGGAATAAATCCGGCTGCGGTAATAACGTTCATTATAGTCTCTGCAGTTCTGTATTTGCCCTATCCTGGGGAAAGCATAGCGCTAGATAATGCTTGGATTCTATCTTTCCTACTATCTGGAGCAATTTATATACCGCTAATGGTCTTCTGGGTAATTCCTAAATATCAAAAAGAGCTAAATGGTTCAATATTAAATGGATATTATTCTGAAGAAACTAGAAAAATATTCGGTGTTAAACAATGA
- the hydA gene encoding dihydropyrimidinase — MTYDLLLKNVKAFTTSGPFEGDIAIKDGKISKIGGDIQEQADKTIDLSGKYLVPGLIDGHTHMEFPFMGEVTADDFYYGSRAAIAGGVTTIVDFVTPAKGQDLLSAYEKWSNNADPKVVSDYGLHMIIREVNTKILEQIPEVINKGVVSFKLFMAYKNELMLPDGELYKLIKRISDFGGVTGIHAENGEIINELIQEFLSEGKIDPIYHYYSRPDIMEIEATNRIASIASMIGKDVKMYIVHTSTGEAVDIISSYRRQGFKFFNETAPHYLTLNTDFLKRPDGYRYVMSPPLRSDEQRTKLWIRLASGDIFTIGSDHCVYSDAQKKRYKEEVPPFNEIPNGVPGTENILPILFYYGVKKGIISMERFVEVTSYNPARLFGLYPRKGTIMPGSDADFAVIDPNRKVRISADVLHSNINYTIYDGMEVEGWNVMTIRRGEVVYEEGQVIGKKGSGKYIPGKTPILL; from the coding sequence ATGACGTACGATCTACTCTTAAAAAATGTAAAAGCATTCACTACTTCAGGTCCATTTGAAGGAGATATCGCAATAAAAGACGGTAAAATATCTAAAATAGGAGGAGATATACAAGAGCAAGCAGATAAAACAATAGATTTAAGTGGAAAGTATTTAGTACCAGGTTTAATAGACGGGCACACTCATATGGAATTTCCTTTCATGGGCGAAGTTACAGCTGACGACTTCTATTATGGCAGTAGAGCTGCAATAGCTGGAGGAGTGACTACCATTGTAGACTTCGTAACTCCTGCAAAGGGCCAAGATTTATTAAGTGCTTACGAGAAGTGGAGTAATAATGCTGATCCCAAAGTAGTATCAGACTATGGTCTGCATATGATTATAAGAGAAGTTAATACTAAAATTCTAGAACAAATTCCAGAGGTAATAAATAAAGGAGTAGTGAGTTTTAAGCTATTTATGGCTTATAAAAACGAATTAATGTTACCTGATGGAGAATTATACAAATTAATAAAGAGAATAAGTGATTTTGGAGGAGTAACGGGAATACATGCTGAGAACGGAGAAATTATTAATGAACTCATACAAGAATTTCTCTCAGAAGGTAAGATAGACCCTATATATCACTATTATTCTAGGCCAGATATAATGGAAATAGAGGCAACTAACAGGATAGCATCTATCGCAAGTATGATAGGTAAAGACGTTAAGATGTATATAGTCCACACTTCTACTGGCGAAGCAGTTGATATTATATCTTCCTATAGAAGGCAAGGTTTTAAGTTCTTTAATGAAACTGCTCCACACTATTTAACGCTTAATACTGACTTTCTAAAGAGGCCAGATGGATATAGATACGTCATGAGCCCACCGCTAAGAAGCGACGAGCAAAGGACTAAACTATGGATAAGGCTAGCCTCTGGTGACATTTTCACAATAGGTAGTGATCATTGCGTATACTCTGATGCCCAAAAGAAGAGATACAAGGAAGAGGTACCGCCTTTCAACGAGATTCCTAATGGCGTCCCTGGAACTGAGAACATTCTACCTATTTTATTTTATTACGGAGTAAAGAAGGGAATAATATCTATGGAAAGGTTCGTTGAAGTTACTTCATATAATCCTGCAAGGCTATTTGGTCTATATCCAAGAAAGGGAACCATAATGCCCGGTTCCGATGCGGATTTTGCTGTAATAGATCCTAATAGGAAAGTCAGAATATCCGCTGACGTTCTTCATAGTAATATTAATTATACAATATATGACGGAATGGAAGTAGAAGGATGGAATGTCATGACTATAAGGAGAGGGGAAGTTGTTTATGAAGAAGGACAAGTAATAGGCAAAAAGGGTAGCGGTAAATATATACCGGGTAAAACACCCATTTTGCTGTGA
- the preA gene encoding NAD-dependent dihydropyrimidine dehydrogenase subunit PreA — MIDLSVNFNGVTFPNPFLVGSGPTTGNPQKIISAIKAGWGGVVVKTIGDSIVRKAVRPMYGAFRKNKELIAFENLELITEDPLDVWDKYMRIIKSEIGKSSPIIVSIMGGPDYSEWVKLARWAEDRGADMLELNFGCPHGEPERKTGAFIGQHADLVFKYTKEVTSAVGIPVIVKLTPNVTEISEIAKEAENAGAKGVTAINTVNGIIGVDIERAQPLPDVNGYSGYGGISGPAIKPIGLAAVSKIYSSTSLQISGVGGIFDWKDAVEYIMMGSTTVQSVTYTMIKGFEFISEWKKELESFMERKGYKAIEDMIGLAAKKIRPYEFLEKVTKRRTSVDEEMSIARGEIYG; from the coding sequence ATGATAGATCTGTCAGTAAACTTCAACGGCGTGACCTTTCCAAATCCGTTTTTAGTGGGCTCAGGTCCAACTACTGGAAATCCTCAGAAAATAATTTCTGCTATAAAGGCAGGCTGGGGAGGAGTAGTAGTTAAAACCATAGGAGATTCAATAGTCAGGAAAGCAGTAAGGCCAATGTATGGAGCATTTAGGAAAAATAAGGAACTAATTGCATTCGAAAACCTGGAATTAATAACTGAGGATCCTCTAGATGTATGGGATAAATATATGAGGATAATAAAATCTGAAATAGGTAAAAGTAGTCCTATTATAGTAAGTATAATGGGAGGACCAGATTATTCAGAGTGGGTTAAGTTAGCAAGATGGGCAGAAGACAGAGGAGCTGATATGCTAGAATTAAACTTCGGCTGTCCGCACGGAGAGCCTGAAAGAAAGACTGGAGCATTTATTGGACAACATGCAGATCTTGTATTTAAATATACTAAAGAGGTTACATCTGCAGTAGGGATTCCAGTAATAGTTAAACTTACTCCGAATGTTACAGAAATTAGCGAGATAGCAAAAGAGGCTGAGAACGCTGGAGCTAAAGGAGTAACTGCAATAAATACAGTTAATGGTATAATAGGTGTTGATATAGAGAGAGCCCAACCATTACCAGACGTTAACGGTTATTCCGGTTACGGAGGAATTTCCGGACCTGCAATAAAACCAATAGGCTTAGCAGCAGTATCAAAGATTTATTCATCGACATCCTTACAAATAAGCGGAGTAGGAGGAATTTTTGATTGGAAAGACGCAGTAGAATACATAATGATGGGTTCTACAACAGTTCAGTCAGTTACTTACACTATGATTAAAGGGTTTGAATTCATAAGCGAATGGAAGAAAGAACTTGAATCATTTATGGAAAGGAAAGGTTATAAGGCTATTGAAGATATGATAGGTTTAGCTGCAAAGAAAATAAGGCCATATGAATTCTTAGAGAAAGTCACTAAGAGGAGAACTAGCGTTGATGAGGAAATGAGTATTGCAAGAGGTGAAATATATGGTTAA
- a CDS encoding SRPBCC family protein, with amino-acid sequence MITFSVGRKFDVSPQAVWSIVKDVNSIPKYWKGTRELHVDKIAEGVYEGTVRFAFPSKGRIRLIIDDENRKLTFNYLSGPIKGYNIVEVKENEIISTWRVKMSLLLTLAESWNAKHFKQGTEHALERIISEAKFGIP; translated from the coding sequence ATGATAACCTTCAGCGTAGGTAGGAAGTTTGATGTTTCTCCTCAGGCAGTTTGGAGTATAGTAAAGGACGTAAATTCTATTCCTAAATATTGGAAGGGGACTAGGGAACTTCATGTTGATAAAATTGCAGAAGGAGTTTATGAAGGGACAGTAAGGTTCGCCTTTCCCTCTAAGGGAAGGATAAGGCTTATAATTGACGACGAGAATAGAAAACTCACGTTCAATTATCTTTCAGGTCCTATAAAAGGTTATAACATAGTAGAAGTTAAAGAGAATGAAATAATATCAACTTGGAGAGTTAAAATGAGCCTTTTATTAACTTTAGCTGAGAGTTGGAACGCGAAACATTTTAAGCAAGGTACTGAGCATGCATTAGAGAGGATAATTTCTGAAGCTAAATTTGGTATTCCATAA
- the tfs4 gene encoding transcription factor S4, with translation MKFCPKCGSYMKPKGNSMVCPKCGYKEEGVENITFTEKKSHDRDVTIVADGRRIKGGIALNLCPRCGNAVVIKIGKKYKCRACGYIF, from the coding sequence ATGAAATTTTGTCCAAAGTGCGGTTCCTACATGAAACCTAAAGGAAATTCAATGGTTTGTCCTAAGTGCGGGTATAAAGAAGAAGGAGTTGAAAACATTACTTTCACTGAAAAGAAATCTCATGATAGGGACGTAACTATAGTAGCCGATGGAAGAAGAATTAAAGGAGGAATTGCCTTGAATTTGTGCCCTAGATGTGGTAACGCTGTAGTAATAAAAATTGGAAAGAAATACAAGTGTAGGGCCTGCGGTTATATATTCTAA
- a CDS encoding carbon-nitrogen hydrolase family protein, with product MVKIAMIQMGGVESKEANIKKALDYAKSAIKDGAELIVYNELFTTQYFAATEDPKFFDLAEPDDGPTVRTFAEFSKQYKVGMVITFFEEDKKIRGIYYDTSVFIKDGNVLGKYRKTHIPQVPGYYEKFYFKPGKDYPVFNFGEYKVGGVICYDRHFPEGIRILTLKGADIVTIPTTTNFYPETWELELRAHAAFNTIYVVGVNRTPEVFQGREIDYFGKSLVADPMGRILKEMDSQEGYEIVDVDLNFIRERRKKAPFLRDRKPENYTEISSIYIESL from the coding sequence ATGGTTAAAATTGCAATGATACAAATGGGAGGAGTTGAGTCGAAAGAGGCAAATATAAAGAAGGCTTTAGACTATGCAAAGTCAGCAATAAAGGACGGGGCAGAATTAATTGTTTATAACGAATTATTTACAACACAGTATTTTGCTGCAACGGAAGATCCAAAGTTCTTTGACTTAGCAGAACCAGATGACGGACCTACAGTTAGGACTTTTGCAGAATTCTCAAAACAATATAAAGTAGGTATGGTAATAACGTTCTTCGAAGAAGACAAGAAAATTAGAGGAATATATTATGATACATCTGTTTTCATAAAAGACGGCAACGTGCTTGGTAAATACAGGAAAACTCACATACCTCAAGTTCCAGGTTATTATGAGAAATTCTACTTTAAGCCAGGGAAGGATTATCCAGTGTTTAATTTTGGTGAGTATAAAGTAGGAGGAGTAATATGTTATGACCGCCACTTCCCTGAAGGAATTAGAATATTAACGCTTAAAGGAGCAGACATAGTCACAATACCTACTACAACAAACTTCTATCCAGAGACATGGGAATTAGAGTTAAGAGCTCACGCAGCATTTAATACAATTTATGTTGTTGGCGTTAATAGGACTCCAGAAGTCTTCCAAGGTAGAGAAATAGATTATTTTGGCAAGAGCCTAGTGGCCGACCCTATGGGGAGAATATTAAAGGAAATGGATAGCCAAGAAGGATACGAAATAGTTGACGTAGACCTTAATTTCATTAGGGAAAGAAGGAAAAAGGCTCCATTCTTAAGGGACAGAAAACCCGAAAATTACACGGAAATATCATCAATATACATTGAAAGCCTCTAA
- a CDS encoding CD3072 family TudS-related putative desulfidase translates to MKDFRSKKVAIVANCILNQNSKVIGFAKYKGMVKEIVDLLYEYNYGILQLPCPETLFAGARRWWQVRDQYDTEGYREHCRMLAKPIITMLKEYQKEGYDVVLIGVDGSPSCGINLSPTSKKWGGPPTLRDEDAWNAEMINKPGIFMEVLMEEIKKAGLKEPKVIGVGLDLKDAEHWNNEEITNIIAELKEKLSK, encoded by the coding sequence ATGAAGGACTTTAGATCTAAAAAAGTAGCAATAGTTGCTAACTGTATTCTAAATCAGAACTCTAAGGTTATAGGCTTCGCAAAATATAAGGGAATGGTTAAAGAGATTGTAGATTTGCTTTATGAATATAATTACGGAATTCTTCAATTGCCTTGCCCAGAAACTCTTTTTGCTGGAGCAAGGAGATGGTGGCAAGTGAGAGATCAATATGATACTGAAGGGTATAGAGAGCATTGTAGAATGCTGGCAAAGCCTATAATAACAATGTTAAAGGAGTACCAAAAGGAAGGATACGACGTCGTGCTTATAGGAGTTGATGGAAGCCCATCTTGCGGAATTAATTTATCTCCTACAAGTAAAAAATGGGGTGGCCCACCAACACTTAGAGATGAAGATGCGTGGAATGCTGAGATGATAAATAAACCTGGAATTTTCATGGAAGTGTTAATGGAAGAGATTAAGAAGGCAGGATTAAAGGAACCTAAAGTAATTGGCGTAGGTTTAGATTTAAAAGATGCAGAACACTGGAATAACGAGGAAATTACGAATATTATAGCCGAATTAAAGGAGAAATTATCAAAGTAA
- a CDS encoding ATP-binding protein, whose protein sequence is MIEEYNPWWISKERIAEIEIYRKYEESEVKWVPDVIGKVSLSPYSLNFIFGPRQVGKSTALILLIKKLLDEGKINPKAIFYFSCDKLADYKELDEILEEYIKFRKANNISSSFIFLDEITYPKEWYRALKSRIDKGDFRNDVLVVTGSLSMSAKREIEAFPGRRGKGKNLLMFPLPFSKYIELFNVKIQKGDLSFVLSNYMRNIQFLHELNDLLEKYLITGGFPNAIRDYVKYGKVSEETISDFISSIVSEVNKLKRSETFFKLTIKGIIERTSSDFSYHTLSRSFGVGTVKTAISYVELLQKLYLLKILEQVDLQGNVLIRKEKKFYFIDPFIYRAFAFWTLTNLPEESRLVESVVIHHLSRIYDTFYTKAKGEIDAVVKNGEEMLGFEVKFGNVKAEKKILGRMKRVYILSKDKVEDNVIPVSIFLGMLDIPQAIELKVLT, encoded by the coding sequence ATGATAGAAGAATACAATCCTTGGTGGATTTCTAAAGAGAGGATAGCTGAGATTGAGATATATAGAAAATATGAAGAGTCAGAAGTTAAGTGGGTTCCAGACGTTATTGGAAAAGTAAGTTTATCCCCTTACTCGCTAAACTTTATTTTCGGCCCTAGACAAGTAGGAAAGTCGACTGCTCTAATATTACTTATAAAGAAATTATTGGATGAGGGAAAAATAAATCCTAAGGCAATTTTCTATTTCTCTTGTGATAAATTAGCGGACTATAAAGAATTGGATGAGATCTTAGAGGAATATATAAAGTTTAGAAAGGCGAATAATATTTCATCATCTTTCATTTTTCTAGACGAGATAACTTATCCTAAGGAATGGTATAGGGCTTTAAAGAGTAGAATAGATAAAGGGGATTTCAGAAATGATGTCCTAGTTGTTACCGGGTCTTTATCGATGTCAGCAAAGAGGGAGATTGAAGCTTTTCCTGGAAGAAGAGGTAAAGGCAAGAATTTATTAATGTTTCCTTTACCTTTTTCGAAATATATAGAATTATTTAACGTTAAGATACAGAAGGGAGATCTGAGCTTCGTTCTTTCAAACTATATGCGAAATATTCAGTTCTTGCATGAATTAAACGATCTACTTGAAAAATATTTGATCACAGGAGGATTTCCTAACGCTATAAGGGACTACGTAAAATATGGGAAAGTGAGTGAGGAAACGATAAGTGATTTCATATCTAGTATAGTTAGTGAGGTAAATAAGTTAAAGAGAAGTGAAACTTTCTTTAAACTCACAATAAAAGGCATAATAGAAAGGACTTCTAGTGATTTTAGTTATCATACTCTCTCAAGGTCATTTGGAGTTGGCACAGTGAAGACTGCGATAAGTTATGTAGAACTTCTCCAGAAACTATACTTACTTAAAATTTTAGAGCAGGTAGACCTACAAGGTAATGTATTAATTAGGAAGGAAAAGAAGTTCTATTTTATAGACCCATTCATATATAGAGCATTTGCTTTTTGGACGTTAACTAACTTGCCTGAAGAGAGTAGACTAGTTGAAAGCGTGGTAATTCACCATCTATCTAGAATCTACGATACGTTTTATACCAAAGCAAAAGGAGAGATAGACGCTGTAGTAAAAAACGGGGAAGAAATGTTGGGATTTGAAGTGAAGTTTGGTAACGTTAAAGCTGAGAAGAAAATTTTGGGAAGAATGAAAAGAGTGTACATTTTAAGTAAGGATAAGGTAGAAGATAATGTAATACCAGTTTCAATATTCTTAGGAATGCTCGATATTCCTCAAGCTATTGAATTGAAAGTATTAACTTAG